A window of the Penaeus monodon isolate SGIC_2016 chromosome 11, NSTDA_Pmon_1, whole genome shotgun sequence genome harbors these coding sequences:
- the LOC119579125 gene encoding uncharacterized protein LOC119579125 yields the protein MDRNGYPERMDRLCREGYQEYIEDSIDKPCKCCIPENPNACTRVACPNMTATPYAIKGQCFHDFHQIEAEFGTQCSCCYPGSWQTCNREFSCPNGDGYCSGQGCSGCKDYEAR from the exons ATGGATCGCAACGGATACCCTGAACGAATGGACAGGTTATGCAGAGAAGGATACCAGGAATACATTGAAGATTCTATAGATAAGCCTTGCAAGTGTTGCATCCCTG aaaacccaaATGCGTGTACGAGAGTTGCTTGTCCGAATATGACAGCCACTCCCTATGCCATAAAAGGCCAATGTTTCCATGACTTCCATCAGATTGAGGCTGAATTTGGCACCCAATGCAGCTGTTGCTATCCAG GAAGTTGGCAGACCTGCAACAGGGAATTTAGCTGCCCAAATGGCGATGGTTATTGTTCAGGACAAGGATGTAGCGGCTGCAAAGATTATGAAGCAAGATGA